Below is a window of Shewanella khirikhana DNA.
TGGGCTACGGCGCCGTGCTGTTTGGCGTGGAGTTAAGCCCCATCGCCACCTGTCTGGCCACCATTGGCGTGCTGTGGCTCGCCACAGTCGCCAACTTCGGCGGCGCCCGCATCACGGGTCAGGTGTCCAGCATCACTGTGTGGGGCATCATCCTGCCGGTGATTGGCGTGTCCATCATAGGTTGGTACTGGTTCGACTTTGACCTCTACAAGTCAGCCTGGAACCCACACAATCTGCCATTCTTTGAAGCGCTGGGCGGCTCCATCGCCATGACCCTGTGGGCTTTCCTGGGGCTGGAATCGGCCTGTGCCAACTCAGAAGCGGTTGAAAATCCAGAGAAGAACGTGCCTATCGCGGTAATGGGCGGCACCCTGGGCGCAGCGCTGATTTACATCGTCTCCACCAACGTGATTGCCGGTATTGTGCCAAACGGCGAGCTGGCGCTGTCGAACGCGCCTTTCGGTCTGGCCTTTGCCCAGATGTTTAACCCCACCATTGGTGCCATCGTCATGGCCTGCGCCATCATCAGCTGCACCGGCTCGCTGCTGGGCTGGCAGTTCACCATAGCTCAGGTGTTCAAGGCCTCTGCCGACGAAGGCTTCTTCCCCAAAATCTTCTCCAAAGTCACCAAGGCCGAAGCACCTGTGCTGGGCATGCTGACGATTGTTTCAATCCAGTCGGTGCTGAGTCTGATGACCATCAGCCCCTCGCTGAACAAGCAGTTTGAAGCCCTGGTGAACCTGGCGGTGGTAACCAACATCATCCCTTACATCCTGTCGATGGCCGCCCTTGGCGTAATGCAAAAGCAGATGAACATTCCGGTCAGCAAGGCCCGTGTCGCCAACTGCATGGCGGTAATGGGGGCGCTCTACAGCTTCTACGCCCTGTACAGCTCAGGTGAAACCGCCGTGATGCTGGGCTCCATTGCCACCTTCTTCGGCTGGACCCTGTACGGCGTTATCTCCAAGAAAAACGAACTGCGCCTGCAACAGGCCTGAACACAACACAAATAAGGCCTCGCCACAGAGCGGGGCCACGACAAGCATTTCAAAGGTGGAATCATGAAAAAATCATACCTGGCACTGCTGCTGCCACTGCTGGTTGGCGCCAGCTCAGCTAACGCCATGGAGCTGTACAACGACAACAAGAACAGCCTCGGCCTCACCGGCTGGCTCGGCTTCAACGCCCTTTACGATGGCGACGAAACAGCGGTGAACGACAACCTGTCGCAGCTGCGCTTTACCTTCGAGCGCGAAGAGCGCAACGGCTGGCGCGCCTACGCGGTGACCGAATGGGGCGTGAATATCGTCTCCGGCAACGAAGATCTGGTGATGCAGGGCGGCAAACTGAGCGCCGAAAAGAGCGGCGACTTCCTCAATAACCGTCTGGGCTATGTGGGCCTGTCACACGACAAATACGGCAGCCTGACCTTCGGCAAGCAGTGGGGCGCTTACTATGATGTGGCCGGCACCACCGACCTGCCGAACGTGTTTGCCGGTTACAGCGTGGGCGCCTACGGCTTTGGCGATGGCGGCCTGACCGGCACCGGCCGTGCCGACAGCGCCTTCCAGTACCGCAACAGCTTTGGCCCCCTCAGCGTTGCGCTGCAGTATGCCGCCAAAAACAACGGTGATATCAGCGTTACCGACAGCGACGGCAATCAGATTGACGATGCCAAGCTGAGTTTCGACAACAGCTACGGCGCCTCTATCACCTGGGCGGTGACCGATAAATTCAGCCTGCTGGCGGGCATGAACCGTGGCGACATTACCGGCCACATTGGCAACAGCCAAATCGATGAAGCCAATCAAATCATCGGCATAGGCGCCATGTACGGCAGCTATTACCACTATGCCGACGAGCGCAAAGCCGACGGTCTCTATGTGGGCTTCAATGCCCACAAGAGTGAGAATAACGAGCAGGTAAACGGCGATTTGTACGATGCCACCGGCGCCGAGCTGATGCTGGCCTGGCAGGCAGACAATGGCTTTGTGCCCATGGCGGTGCTGAGCTATCTGGATCTGGATACCGACCAGAGCACACCCATCAGCGGCAACTGGACCCGCCGCTTCGCCATGGTGGGGCTGCACTACCGCTACAGCCTGGATACAGTGATGTTTTTCGAAGCCAAACTCGACTTCTCCGATATGGACGACAAGTCGCTCGAAGCGCTGGAAGACAACCAATTTGCGGTGGGCATTAACTACTTCTTCTGATCCTCAGGAAGCTGCGTGACACACACGCCTTGATGACCGCCAATCCCGGGACGCATTCGCCATGATGCCCCGGGCTATCGGCGCCGCCCTCACTTCCACCGGCGCCGCGGGTTTGGTCATAACCTCTCCGCCACGGCCCCTTGCCGTGGCGTTTTTTGCTTTCTCTACACCCGCACGTTTTTAAACTGCCAGGCGTAGTCGTCATCCACATCTTCCGGGAACAGCTCGCCACGCTCATACAGCGGAGTCCAGTCGGTGTATTCCCCCACCACGGGTCCAAGATAAGGCCCCATGATCTCGAGGTTGCGGCGATAATCCATCTCGTCCGACTCCACCACCCCGGCATTGGGGTTTTCCAGCGCCCAGACGATACCCGCCAGCGCTGCCGAGGTAACCTGCAGACTGGTGGCGCCATTGAAGGGCACCAGCGCCCGCGCCTCGTCGATAGACAGCTGCGAGCCGTACCAGTAAGCATTCTTCTTATGGCCCGCCAGCAGCACGCCCAGCTCATCGATACCGCTGACAATCTCGTCCCGCATCAGCCGCTGCCGTGATTGCATCTGGAAATTTTTGCCATTGAACTCATGCAGCGACATCACAGCATCGTCGCAGGGGTGATAGGCGTAATGGCAGGTAGGGCGATACACCAGCTTGCCATCCTGCTTGAGGGTAAAGAAGTCGGCGATGGAGATGGCTTCGTTGTGGGTGATCAAAAAGCCGTGGAAATGGCCGTAGTTGGGGGTCCAGGTACGCACCTTTACCGTGGCGCCTGGGCGCTTCAAGTAAATGGCCGCGCCGCAGCCCTCCTCGTGGCGACCGCCATCCCGGGGGAAGTGTTTCTCGTGGGTGCCCCAGCCAAGTTCGGCGGGCTGAGCACCTTCACTGACAAAACCGTCGCAGGACCAGGTATTCACAAACTCATCCATGGCCTTGGCCTGATTGGCCACCTGGGTGTCACGCTCTGCGATATGAATCACTTCGATGTTGAGGTCGTGGGCGAGTCTGGCCCATTCATCGCGGCTCTTGGGCTCAATATGGGTACCTAAAATGTCCTGTTGCAGGTTCATCAGCGCCTGCTTCACCAGATGGGACACCATGCCAGGGTTGGCACCTTGAGCCACCACGGCGGTGGGGCCGCCGCGATACTTGTCTTTCAGTGCCAACACCCGCTCCCGCAGGGCATAGTTCGAGCGCGCCGCAAACGACTTGCTGGGGTCGGTATAGCCGCCGGCCCAGGGCTCGATGCAGGTATCTATGTAACGGGCGCCACGGGCCTGACAAAACTCAATCAGCGCGATGGATGACACATCCACCGACAGATTCACCAAAAAGTCATCCTTGCCCACCAGCGGCGTCAGCTCGCTCTGGTAGTTTTTGCGGGTCAGGGGCAATTCGATAAAACGAATGCCGAGCTTGTCGGCTTCTTCGCGGCCACGGTCGTCGGCGGTGATAATACTGATGTTTTTGGGGGAGATATCTATGTGGCGCAGGATAAGCGGCAACAGGCCCTGACCTATGCTGCCGAAGCCGACAATCAGAATGCGGCCGGGGGCTTTGACGTACTTGGTTGGCTCTATCATATCGATGGGAAACCTCCTTCAAGCTCTGCCCCAATAGCCGGGGCAATCGCGTGTTCATTCAAAAATGAACCCAATGCTGCCGAGCAGCAATTCACCCAGGCGGCTATAACCAGCGCCTGACCCGGGCCTTATAGTCGATAAATGCCGCACCAAAACGCGCCTCCACCATGGCCTCTTCGGCGGGAATACGCTGGGCATTCATCAGCACAAAAAAGCACAGCGGAGACAGCAACACCACCGCTCGGCCCAGTAAACACACCTCGGCCACCAGCAGCAATAACATGCCAAGATACATGGGGTTACGGGTGAAGCTATACAGACCATGGGTCACCAGCGCATCCGGCGACTTGGTTGGGTCTACTGTGGTGCCAACCCGCCGAAAGAGTCCTGCCGCAGCTAACAAAAGCAGGGTACCCGCCATCCCCAGCGTCACGCCAACAAGCAGCAACAATCGATTTGCACTAAGCCAGGGCTCGCCATCCAACAGGCTGAATAACGCGATTGCCGCCAAGCCGAGCATTAAAAACAGTGGGTATCGGGTCAGCGCGGCCAGCCAATGATTGACCATCCAGGCTCCTTATGGGTTTGGCGAAGGTGTTACCCGAGTGTAACATCGAGAGAATTAATAGATGCTTGAATTTTACCCGCCACCGGAACCCTGCCATGTCAAACCCGCCAGACTCACTCACCCAGCGCCGCAGCCAGTGCCTCAGCCAGCACCACAGTAAAGCCGCTGAATTCGATGCAAAAAATTGCGCTGTACGGCTGATTCGGGAGGACGATGCCAGCGCGGTGGCAGACTACTTTAGCCGCAATCAGGCCCACTTCTCGCCCTGGGAGCCACTGCGGGCTGCGGATTATCACAGCGCTGCCGAGTGGCAAGCACGCATCAAAGCCTCGCTTATTGAGACCAGCAATTGCAGCTATCTGGTGCTGGCCGACCCGGCGCATATTTGGGGCATAGCAACCCTCAGCAATCAGGTGCGCGGCCCGTTCCAGGCCTGTTATTTGGGCTACGGTATTGACCAGTCACTGCAGGGAAAGGGATTTGCCACGAGGTTGTGTGAAGCCGCCCTCGCCTATGCCTTCGAAGAGCTGAAACTACACAGGGTAATGGCCAACTACATGCCATCCAACCACAGGTCCGCCGCCCTGCTAAAGCGGCTTGGGTTCGAAAAAGAAGGCCTGGCCCGCGCCTACCTTCAAATCAAAGGCCAATGGGAAGACCATGTATTAACGGCAAAAATCGCGCAGGAGCCTTCAGCTAAGACCTGAACCCAAGGCGCATTTAGCCGGGCCAGGCATTGGTTTTTTATCAACTGGCCAACACGCCAAAATCCACAGCCCAAAAATTATGCTTGCCATAACGATTACAATTGTAATAGGTTTAATATTACATCTGTAATCAAAAGTGCAGGCATGGCCATGACTCAACCCGAATTAAAAGACATCAGCCCCACCGAACTGGAAGTGCTTAAGGTGCTGTGGCAGCAGGCGCCTCTTAGCGCCAACGACATAGTCGAGGCACTTAACCAAAGCGGCGAATGGCATGAAAAAACCGTTAAAACCTTGATAAACCGGCTGGTGAATAAGGGCGCACTGGGGTTTGAAAAAGACGGCCGCGCCTATCTTTACTTCCCAAAACTTGCGGAGCATTCCTACCAGCGTAAAGAGAGCCAGAGCTTTATCGAGCGGGTATTTGGCGGCAAGTTGGCGCCACTGGTGGCAGGCTTTGCCGGCAGCAATAAGCTAACCCAAGAGGACGTTGCCGAGCTTAAGCAGCTTATCGACGCCTGGGAGAAGGAGCAGAAGCATGATTGAGCTCATTCTCAGGCTCACGCCGCCACTCACGCTGCTGCTGGCAGTGCTGCTTTTACTGCGCCCCTGGGTGCTTGAGCGCTTCGGTGCCCGCTTCCAATACGGCCTGTGGCTGTGTGTTCCGGTACTGCTGCTGGCGCTGCTTATCCCTTTGGCAAGCCCCGTCAGTAACAGCGCCATGGAGACCTATCGAGTGACTCTGGGCGAGCTTTCCCAGGGCGCCAGCAACATCGATTGGCTGAGCGCGGCTTATATCACGGGCCTCACGATTGCACTCGCGGTCATCGGCTTAAGCTTATTGCGCCTCACCAAGCTCATCAGACTCGCCAAACCTGCCGCTGACACCACGAGCACAGGCGCGCGCTTGCTGACCTCCAGCGAAACCGAGGGCCCCTTTGTGTTTGGCGTTTTTCGCCCCACTGTGGTGCTGCCCGAAGGCTTTGAATCCACTTTCAGCATTAAAGATCAGCAGCTTATTCTTGCCCACGAGCTAAGCCATTGGCGCCGGGGCGACTTGCATTGCAACTTACTGGCATTGGCGCTCTTGTGCCTGTGCTGGTTTAACCCCCTGTGCCTGCTGGCGTATCGCCGCTTCAGGCAGGATCAGGAAATGGCCTGCGACGCCGATGTCACCATCGAACTCAGCCAGGCCGACCGCATTGCCTATGGCCGCGCGCTAATTGGTAATGCCGCCACGGTAGCCCGGAGTTGGCAGCCGCTTTCTCACCACTATGGAGATAAACACACCATGAAACAAAGACTCATCCAGCTCAAACACAGCAAGGGTTTCAGCGCCGCATCACTGCTGACACCACTGGCACTGGTAGCCGCTCTCGGGATTTGGGCACAGGCTCCAGCCATGGCTGGCGATAGCAAAGATCTCAGCAAACCTGTGGTACGCATTGAGCCCAAGTACCCCATTAACGCCGCCAAACAGGGTATCGAAGGCTATGTGCAGGCAAGGTTCGATATCGATGCCAAAGGCACAGTATCCAATGTGGTGATTTTTAAATCTGAACCCGAAGGCGTGTTTGATAAGGTTTCAATCGATGCGCTGAATCAATGGCAATACGAGCCCAAGGCTAGCAAAGGGGTTGAGGTACAACTCGACTACAGGCTGGCGCCACCTGCGCCCATCAGTCAAACACCAGCCGACGATGAGCGCGAGCGCATCGCGGTGCTGCCACACAATGAAGAAAAACACTGATATCACAGCCCTAAGCAACACCCCTGATTTTCCGGCAATTGTCCAAACTGCCGGTTAAGCAGGCAAGCTGCAAGTCCACAAGCGGGCCGGCCCTTGTGGTATTGCCAAAATACCTTCACCCCTGTTGCTCACCATGGTGGCCATGGTCATAGAAGCGAGCACCCGAAAGCCAAAGTACGCTTTACGGGTCTTTTGAATAAGCCATGGGGGATCTATGCCACAAAAGACCATCTGCAACTCAACGCACGCTGCAAACCCAAATAAACCGACTGCTGATGTTGCTGCAACTCAGCCGGGCTGCGCCTTTGCCCTACTCACTCTGGGCGGTGGCTGCCACTGGTGCACAGAGGCAGTGTTTCAAAGCCTGAGCGGGGTAATCAAGGTCGAACAGGGCTTTGCACGCTCAGCGCCGCCCTATGACAGCTGGTCAGAGGCGGTACGGGTGAGTTTTGATCCCGAAAAGATAAGCGAAGAGCAGCTGGTACGGGTGCACCTGCATACCCATGCGGCCACCAAGGCACACAGCATGCGCGGTAAATATCGCTCGGCGCTGTACTTTCGCAATCATAATCTCAACCAAAACCACAATCAGCAGCAACGGCTGACTGAGATTTTAACTGTGCTTGGCAACGAATTCCCTGAGCCTCTTATCACTCAAATTTTGCCCCTCGAAGGCTTTAAAACCTCGCCGGCCGAGTACCAGAACTACTATCAAACCGACCCCGATCGCCCCTTCTGCCAGCTGTACATAGCCCCCAAGCTTGAAAAGGTTCAGCGGCTATTGGAGGATGACAAGCCGTAATTTGACCACAAGGGGCTGCCATGGAATACGCACAGAAAAATGGACGCGGGTGTGCCTGTATTCGCTGCTTGGATTGCTGCTGATTATGGGCCAGTGGTTGTGGTTCAATCCATTTATCGAGGACTTCGCCAATCGCCCCCACTGCTATCAGTTTGCCGGCCTGAATGGTGCCGACTATTTCTGGCAGCTCATCCTGGTGGGTATTCCGGTACTGGTGCTTGTCCCAATGCTGTTCACTCTGGTGCCGATGGCCATTAGGGAACAGGTGCAAGGCCGCTTTCCCTCCGAGGGCGAGAAAGTATATAAACCCACATTGGTGGTCCGTGGCACCAAAGCCTATGTGAAACCTGTACTCTACCTGACCATAACGGTTGCCTGCGTCCTCTTGATCTGGTGGGGGCATCAGCAAGCCGCTATCATGCCTGCGTTGGACAGCGATAAGCTGGCCCCCGCACTGTGTCAGTCAGACACGTAATCAATTCAGATTGGTTTAGGAGAAACCTGATGTCCTGGATTTGCAAACATTGCCACACCAAGGTGGAAGACGACGCCTTTGAAATCTGCTGGCAGTGCAATACTCCCCGAGACGGCGAAGCGCCTGCTCCAAAAGCTGTGCTCGCATGTTTGCGCTGCCATACTCCCCTGCGTTTTGTCGGAAGCAAAGACTTTCATGAAGGCAGCCGTTGGGGCGTGCTGGGTGAACTGGGAGAGCTTTTCGTCAGCAAAGAAGCCCTCGACATGTATGCCTGCCAAAGCTGCGGCAAGGTGGAATTTTTTCTCACCGGCTATCAGGGCGAAGACGCCTAATCTCAGGTAGCTGATGTCAGACAGAGCCGGATTCGCCACCTTGAATGCATTATCCACTCCATAAGAGAGCAGGCTGGGTGAGCAAGCACTCTGTGGTTTGTCCACCCGACCTGTCCTGGTCCTAACGTTTGCCCGGCAGAGCATACATCCAACTACACCGCCAGTGGCGATGCCAAATCGGCGGCGAGCCCCTTAGCCTTGTCGAGCGCTTCGGCAACTGACTTCTGATGCCGCTCGTCGCCAAACTCCTGATATTCGGCGGCAATATGGAAAAACCGGCTGGCGCCGAGGTAGCGACTTAGCAGCTTAATGTGGGCGCCGAGATGGTCTTTGTGGGCCTGAGCACCGCCGGGCTCAAAGCCGGATTCGCCGCAGGAGCTCAGCAGCACCAGGGTTTTACCGCTAAAAATCGGCTCTATCGGGCAATCGCCACGGGCTAAATCGAAGGAAAAGGTTTTATTGATACGTATGACCTGATCAAACCAGGCCTTCAGCGCCGCTGGCATACCGTAGTTATACATGGGCGCCGAAATCACTATCAAATCCGCTGAAGCTACCTCATCTATCAGTTCGTCAGAAAGCGCCAACACCTTCGCCTCTTCATCGCTAAGTTCGGTCTTCTTAAAACAGGCTGCAATCCAATCTACGCTGATAAAATCTGGTAGCGTCATTGCCAGGTCGCGCTGAATGTACTGGGCGTTTGGCTGCTGCGCCCGATAGCTTTTTACAAAGCAATCAGCCAATTTTCGGGAGATGGATTGATGCTGTGACTTTTCAGGGTCAAAGCTGCGGGCGCTGGAGTCGATTTGTAATAGTGTGGGCATGGGCATTCCTTGGTGCAATTAAGACCATGGCATTTTTGCAAGCACCGCCTTGACGGACAAACGAGAAAACGCACACTATAACTTAGCTTACCTCATCTATATTACTCGCCATGTTTTCACAGTTACCCTCGCTGAATAACCTCAAAGCCTTTGCGGCAGCGGCCCATTTCAACAGTTTTAAAGTCGCTGCCGAGGCACTTAACGTCACGCCAACCGCCATTTCTCATCAAATAAAGCATCTGGAGCAGTTTTTGAATGTTCGCCTGTTCGAGCGGCAGGTGCGCCAGGTGGTGTTAACAGCCGAAGGTGAAAAACTGGCAGCG
It encodes the following:
- the potE gene encoding putrescine-ornithine antiporter; the protein is MSKSNNKIGVVQLTILTIVNMMGSGIIMLPTQLAQVGTISVLSWLVTAAGSTALAFAFAKCGMFSKKSGGMGGYAEYAFGRSGNFMANYTYAVSLLIANVAIAISAVGYGAVLFGVELSPIATCLATIGVLWLATVANFGGARITGQVSSITVWGIILPVIGVSIIGWYWFDFDLYKSAWNPHNLPFFEALGGSIAMTLWAFLGLESACANSEAVENPEKNVPIAVMGGTLGAALIYIVSTNVIAGIVPNGELALSNAPFGLAFAQMFNPTIGAIVMACAIISCTGSLLGWQFTIAQVFKASADEGFFPKIFSKVTKAEAPVLGMLTIVSIQSVLSLMTISPSLNKQFEALVNLAVVTNIIPYILSMAALGVMQKQMNIPVSKARVANCMAVMGALYSFYALYSSGETAVMLGSIATFFGWTLYGVISKKNELRLQQA
- a CDS encoding porin, with amino-acid sequence MKKSYLALLLPLLVGASSANAMELYNDNKNSLGLTGWLGFNALYDGDETAVNDNLSQLRFTFEREERNGWRAYAVTEWGVNIVSGNEDLVMQGGKLSAEKSGDFLNNRLGYVGLSHDKYGSLTFGKQWGAYYDVAGTTDLPNVFAGYSVGAYGFGDGGLTGTGRADSAFQYRNSFGPLSVALQYAAKNNGDISVTDSDGNQIDDAKLSFDNSYGASITWAVTDKFSLLAGMNRGDITGHIGNSQIDEANQIIGIGAMYGSYYHYADERKADGLYVGFNAHKSENNEQVNGDLYDATGAELMLAWQADNGFVPMAVLSYLDLDTDQSTPISGNWTRRFAMVGLHYRYSLDTVMFFEAKLDFSDMDDKSLEALEDNQFAVGINYFF
- a CDS encoding homospermidine synthase, translating into MIEPTKYVKAPGRILIVGFGSIGQGLLPLILRHIDISPKNISIITADDRGREEADKLGIRFIELPLTRKNYQSELTPLVGKDDFLVNLSVDVSSIALIEFCQARGARYIDTCIEPWAGGYTDPSKSFAARSNYALRERVLALKDKYRGGPTAVVAQGANPGMVSHLVKQALMNLQQDILGTHIEPKSRDEWARLAHDLNIEVIHIAERDTQVANQAKAMDEFVNTWSCDGFVSEGAQPAELGWGTHEKHFPRDGGRHEEGCGAAIYLKRPGATVKVRTWTPNYGHFHGFLITHNEAISIADFFTLKQDGKLVYRPTCHYAYHPCDDAVMSLHEFNGKNFQMQSRQRLMRDEIVSGIDELGVLLAGHKKNAYWYGSQLSIDEARALVPFNGATSLQVTSAALAGIVWALENPNAGVVESDEMDYRRNLEIMGPYLGPVVGEYTDWTPLYERGELFPEDVDDDYAWQFKNVRV
- a CDS encoding methyltransferase family protein, encoding MVNHWLAALTRYPLFLMLGLAAIALFSLLDGEPWLSANRLLLLVGVTLGMAGTLLLLAAAGLFRRVGTTVDPTKSPDALVTHGLYSFTRNPMYLGMLLLLVAEVCLLGRAVVLLSPLCFFVLMNAQRIPAEEAMVEARFGAAFIDYKARVRRWL
- a CDS encoding GNAT family N-acetyltransferase — protein: MSNPPDSLTQRRSQCLSQHHSKAAEFDAKNCAVRLIREDDASAVADYFSRNQAHFSPWEPLRAADYHSAAEWQARIKASLIETSNCSYLVLADPAHIWGIATLSNQVRGPFQACYLGYGIDQSLQGKGFATRLCEAALAYAFEELKLHRVMANYMPSNHRSAALLKRLGFEKEGLARAYLQIKGQWEDHVLTAKIAQEPSAKT
- a CDS encoding BlaI/MecI/CopY family transcriptional regulator; the protein is MTQPELKDISPTELEVLKVLWQQAPLSANDIVEALNQSGEWHEKTVKTLINRLVNKGALGFEKDGRAYLYFPKLAEHSYQRKESQSFIERVFGGKLAPLVAGFAGSNKLTQEDVAELKQLIDAWEKEQKHD
- a CDS encoding M56 family metallopeptidase, which gives rise to MIELILRLTPPLTLLLAVLLLLRPWVLERFGARFQYGLWLCVPVLLLALLIPLASPVSNSAMETYRVTLGELSQGASNIDWLSAAYITGLTIALAVIGLSLLRLTKLIRLAKPAADTTSTGARLLTSSETEGPFVFGVFRPTVVLPEGFESTFSIKDQQLILAHELSHWRRGDLHCNLLALALLCLCWFNPLCLLAYRRFRQDQEMACDADVTIELSQADRIAYGRALIGNAATVARSWQPLSHHYGDKHTMKQRLIQLKHSKGFSAASLLTPLALVAALGIWAQAPAMAGDSKDLSKPVVRIEPKYPINAAKQGIEGYVQARFDIDAKGTVSNVVIFKSEPEGVFDKVSIDALNQWQYEPKASKGVEVQLDYRLAPPAPISQTPADDERERIAVLPHNEEKH
- a CDS encoding peptide-methionine (S)-S-oxide reductase → MPQKTICNSTHAANPNKPTADVAATQPGCAFALLTLGGGCHWCTEAVFQSLSGVIKVEQGFARSAPPYDSWSEAVRVSFDPEKISEEQLVRVHLHTHAATKAHSMRGKYRSALYFRNHNLNQNHNQQQRLTEILTVLGNEFPEPLITQILPLEGFKTSPAEYQNYYQTDPDRPFCQLYIAPKLEKVQRLLEDDKP
- a CDS encoding FMN-dependent NADH-azoreductase — encoded protein: MPTLLQIDSSARSFDPEKSQHQSISRKLADCFVKSYRAQQPNAQYIQRDLAMTLPDFISVDWIAACFKKTELSDEEAKVLALSDELIDEVASADLIVISAPMYNYGMPAALKAWFDQVIRINKTFSFDLARGDCPIEPIFSGKTLVLLSSCGESGFEPGGAQAHKDHLGAHIKLLSRYLGASRFFHIAAEYQEFGDERHQKSVAEALDKAKGLAADLASPLAV